In a single window of the Hoyosella subflava DQS3-9A1 genome:
- the nirB gene encoding nitrite reductase large subunit NirB: MTRRRLLVIGNGMAGARTVEEIIHRGGKEQFDITMIGDEPYGNYNRIMLSHVLAGEATIDDDDLLLNPMSWYRDNGVTLYAGDRATRLDRFAKYVRCESGRSVSYDTLIIATGSTSFFPNIDGLRASDGHLMKGVFGFRNIEDTNGMLQMAHSRDKTHAVVIGGGLLGLEAAYGLRTQGLTVDVVHSPSYLMNQQLDERGGNVLRREIEKLGIAVHTGARTTSVHRDAADDVTGVGFADGTDLPADMVVVTAGIRPNTEFARAGGVIVERGIVVDDHMRCEDESAIYAVGECVQHRGEVYGLVAPVWEQAVTLADHLTGANPDAAYHGSRITTKLKVAGIDVAAMGVKGPERDDDEFVQFYEPSTGVYKSVVVRDGKLIGAMLLGDVSKIGYLSQAFDDKVPLPEERISMLFDLGGPGETTGAMELADDAQVCNCNGVTKGAIVDCVHRGASSLSEVIAQTRAGKGCGSCKNLVGDIVACAAGGTLEPDPAADYYVPCIPLTKPQLIAEVRDRGLRSVSAVFADLAVDGKEDATAKMPLASLLRIIWGPDWADERGALFINDRVHANIQRDGTFSVVPQMKGGVTTPDQLRKIADVADKYNVPMVKVTGGQRIDLLGIKKEELPRVWEDLGMPSGFAYGKSMRTVKTCVGSDFCRYGLGDSTALGVELETRLQGLESPAKLKMAVAGCPRNCSEALCKDVGVVAVGSGWEIYLGGAAGAHIRKGDLFTTVETPDEVLLLCGRFVQYYRENAKWLERTYDFVPRVGLDTLKSVLLDDSEGIAAELDARLQLSVEGYRDPWLERAAPRSPAQFASALPLLPLPRVPVR; encoded by the coding sequence ATGACGCGGAGGCGCCTTCTCGTCATCGGCAACGGGATGGCCGGGGCGCGGACAGTCGAAGAGATCATCCACCGTGGCGGCAAGGAGCAGTTCGACATCACCATGATCGGTGATGAGCCGTACGGCAACTATAACCGCATCATGCTCTCGCACGTTCTGGCTGGTGAGGCCACGATCGACGACGATGATCTGCTGCTGAATCCGATGAGCTGGTACCGGGACAACGGCGTGACCCTCTACGCAGGTGATCGCGCGACCCGACTTGACCGCTTCGCCAAATACGTGCGATGCGAAAGCGGACGGTCGGTCAGCTACGACACCCTGATCATCGCGACGGGTTCGACGAGTTTCTTTCCGAACATCGACGGCCTCCGCGCCTCCGATGGCCACCTGATGAAAGGTGTCTTCGGTTTCAGGAACATCGAGGACACCAACGGGATGCTGCAGATGGCGCACTCCCGCGACAAGACACACGCTGTAGTCATCGGTGGTGGGTTACTGGGGCTGGAAGCGGCGTACGGCCTGCGCACCCAAGGGCTCACTGTCGATGTGGTGCATTCGCCCAGCTACCTGATGAACCAGCAACTCGACGAGCGCGGCGGAAACGTGCTGCGCAGGGAAATCGAAAAGTTGGGGATCGCTGTACACACCGGCGCGCGTACGACCTCCGTGCACCGGGACGCGGCAGACGACGTCACGGGCGTTGGGTTCGCCGACGGGACCGATCTCCCCGCCGACATGGTCGTCGTCACTGCTGGTATCCGGCCCAACACCGAGTTCGCGCGGGCTGGTGGAGTCATCGTGGAGCGCGGAATCGTGGTCGACGACCACATGCGCTGCGAAGACGAAAGCGCCATCTACGCGGTTGGGGAATGCGTGCAACACCGCGGCGAGGTCTACGGTCTCGTCGCACCGGTGTGGGAGCAGGCAGTCACACTCGCCGATCATCTCACTGGAGCCAACCCCGACGCCGCGTATCACGGCTCTCGCATCACCACGAAGCTAAAGGTCGCGGGCATCGACGTCGCCGCGATGGGTGTGAAGGGACCTGAGCGAGACGATGACGAGTTCGTTCAGTTTTACGAGCCTTCGACTGGCGTGTACAAAAGTGTCGTCGTCCGCGACGGCAAACTCATCGGGGCAATGCTGCTTGGAGACGTCAGCAAGATCGGGTACCTGAGCCAGGCATTCGACGACAAGGTACCCCTGCCAGAGGAACGCATCAGCATGTTGTTCGACCTGGGCGGGCCCGGAGAAACAACCGGCGCCATGGAACTTGCTGATGACGCGCAGGTTTGCAACTGCAATGGCGTCACCAAGGGCGCGATCGTCGATTGCGTCCACCGTGGAGCGTCGTCGCTTTCCGAGGTGATTGCGCAAACCCGGGCCGGAAAGGGTTGCGGGTCCTGCAAAAACCTCGTGGGCGATATCGTGGCGTGCGCCGCAGGCGGAACTCTCGAGCCCGACCCGGCAGCCGACTACTACGTTCCTTGCATCCCATTGACAAAACCACAGCTTATTGCCGAAGTCCGCGATCGTGGGCTGCGGTCTGTGTCGGCAGTTTTCGCCGACCTCGCCGTTGACGGCAAGGAGGACGCCACCGCGAAGATGCCCCTGGCGTCCCTGCTGCGAATCATCTGGGGACCGGACTGGGCCGACGAGCGTGGAGCGCTCTTCATCAACGACCGTGTGCACGCGAACATCCAGCGCGACGGCACTTTCTCCGTCGTTCCGCAAATGAAGGGTGGCGTCACCACGCCCGATCAATTGCGCAAAATCGCGGACGTCGCCGACAAATACAACGTACCGATGGTGAAAGTGACCGGTGGCCAGCGGATCGATCTGCTGGGCATCAAGAAGGAAGAACTCCCCCGCGTCTGGGAAGATCTTGGGATGCCTTCCGGCTTCGCTTACGGAAAGTCGATGCGCACCGTGAAGACGTGTGTCGGCAGCGATTTCTGCCGGTACGGGCTCGGCGATTCAACTGCCCTCGGAGTTGAGCTGGAGACTCGGTTGCAGGGCCTCGAGTCGCCGGCGAAGCTGAAAATGGCGGTGGCGGGCTGTCCCCGAAATTGTAGTGAGGCGTTGTGCAAAGACGTCGGCGTCGTCGCGGTCGGCTCCGGCTGGGAAATCTATCTAGGTGGCGCGGCAGGCGCTCACATCCGTAAGGGTGATCTCTTCACGACCGTCGAAACTCCGGACGAGGTCCTACTGCTGTGCGGGCGATTCGTTCAGTACTACCGCGAGAACGCCAAATGGCTGGAACGCACCTACGACTTCGTTCCTCGAGTCGGTCTCGACACCCTCAAATCGGTGCTGCTTGATGATTCGGAGGGAATCGCCGCGGAACTCGACGCACGCCTGCAGCTTTCGGTAGAGGGCTACCGTGACCCCTGGCTTGAGCGCGCCGCGCCGCGTTCGCCCGCGCAGTTCGCGTCGGCGCTGCCGCTACTGCCGCTACCACGGGTACCTGTCCGATGA
- a CDS encoding decaprenylphospho-beta-D-erythro-pentofuranosid-2-ulose 2-reductase, with the protein MIDAVGNPKSILLLGGTSDIALAIAEQYLAAGPVRVVLAARPSDRREAAASRMRHAGATVVLVDFDALDASSHEKSIDEAFSGNDIDVAVVAFGLLGDAEEMWQDQVKAVELATVNYTAAVSAGVLIGDKLKAQGYGRIIALSSVAGERVRRSNFVYGSSKAGFDGFYLGLGEALRPFGVRVTVVRPGMVRTKMTDGMDEAPMTITAEEVARIAVNASRKGKELVWAPAPYRFVMSALRHVPRPLFRKLPI; encoded by the coding sequence ATGATCGATGCTGTTGGCAATCCCAAGTCCATACTGCTGCTCGGCGGCACGTCAGACATCGCGCTCGCTATCGCTGAGCAGTACCTCGCAGCAGGGCCTGTCCGCGTCGTGCTGGCAGCGCGGCCCTCAGATCGCCGTGAGGCCGCAGCCAGCCGCATGCGACACGCGGGGGCCACCGTCGTTCTGGTCGACTTCGATGCGCTCGACGCGTCCAGCCACGAAAAGTCCATCGACGAAGCCTTCTCCGGCAATGACATTGACGTCGCTGTAGTGGCATTCGGGCTCCTCGGTGATGCCGAAGAAATGTGGCAGGACCAGGTCAAAGCTGTCGAGCTCGCAACCGTCAATTACACCGCTGCGGTCTCTGCTGGCGTGCTCATCGGCGACAAACTGAAAGCCCAGGGCTACGGACGGATAATCGCGCTGTCGTCAGTCGCTGGGGAGCGGGTCCGCCGGTCGAATTTCGTCTACGGTTCGAGCAAAGCCGGATTCGACGGTTTCTACCTCGGGCTTGGCGAAGCGTTGCGTCCGTTCGGTGTTCGCGTCACCGTGGTGCGCCCGGGCATGGTTCGCACCAAGATGACCGACGGTATGGACGAAGCTCCCATGACAATCACCGCCGAAGAAGTCGCACGGATCGCCGTCAACGCGTCGCGCAAGGGCAAAGAACTCGTGTGGGCTCCTGCGCCGTATCGCTTCGTCATGTCCGCGCTACGGCACGTACCCCGACCGCTCTTCCGAAAGCTCCCGATCTAG
- a CDS encoding TetR/AcrR family transcriptional regulator, with amino-acid sequence MTPELPERPPLPELSVRAREITDCARRLLEAHGWEYVTMRVLAAELGIKAPSLYKHFRGREALRAALISDGLAETGQRLFAAITEEHSIAALLHAYRQLARESPSMYRLATSGEMPRADLPDGLEEWAGSPFFLVTGDPYDAQALWSFAHGMSILEIDNRYPPGSELDRTWERGIRAFTNSLRAE; translated from the coding sequence GTGACGCCCGAGTTGCCGGAGCGGCCCCCACTCCCTGAACTTTCCGTGCGCGCTCGTGAAATCACCGATTGCGCGAGACGCCTCCTCGAGGCTCACGGCTGGGAGTACGTGACTATGCGAGTTCTTGCGGCGGAGCTGGGCATCAAAGCCCCGTCGCTGTACAAACACTTCCGCGGCAGAGAGGCGCTGCGCGCCGCACTGATCAGCGATGGGCTCGCTGAAACCGGTCAGCGACTATTCGCCGCGATCACGGAAGAACACTCGATCGCGGCGCTTCTGCACGCCTATCGCCAACTGGCACGCGAGAGCCCCAGCATGTACCGGCTCGCGACCTCGGGTGAGATGCCGAGAGCAGACCTTCCGGACGGGTTGGAAGAGTGGGCCGGATCGCCATTTTTCCTGGTCACAGGTGACCCATACGATGCACAAGCACTGTGGTCTTTCGCACACGGAATGTCGATCCTCGAGATCGACAATCGCTACCCTCCAGGTTCAGAACTTGACCGCACCTGGGAGAGGGGCATCCGGGCCTTCACTAATTCCCTGCGGGCTGAGTGA
- the rfbC gene encoding dTDP-4-dehydrorhamnose 3,5-epimerase, with protein sequence MEFRELRIPGSWEVTPRQFSDDRGVFLEWFKQETFTSTTGQRFELEQANWSVSSEGALRGIHFADVPPGQAKYVTCVRGAILDVVVDVRVGSPTFGQWDSVLLDDTAKRAVFIDVGLGHAFYALDEKATVLYLCTSGYNPKAEHGINPLDRDIGIEWPHIGHTGRRLDPILSDKDAAAPTLKEAQEQGLLPTFRG encoded by the coding sequence ATGGAATTTCGTGAACTGAGAATTCCCGGTTCCTGGGAAGTCACTCCTCGCCAATTCTCTGATGACCGTGGCGTTTTTCTCGAATGGTTCAAACAGGAAACCTTCACAAGCACGACCGGTCAGCGCTTTGAACTGGAGCAGGCGAACTGGTCTGTATCAAGCGAAGGTGCGCTGCGTGGTATTCATTTCGCTGACGTACCGCCAGGCCAGGCGAAGTACGTCACGTGCGTGCGCGGCGCGATACTCGACGTCGTCGTGGATGTCCGTGTCGGCTCACCAACGTTCGGGCAGTGGGACAGCGTCTTGCTTGATGACACAGCGAAGCGCGCGGTCTTCATCGACGTAGGGCTGGGACACGCCTTTTACGCACTCGATGAGAAGGCGACGGTCCTTTACCTCTGCACCAGCGGGTACAACCCGAAAGCGGAACACGGGATCAACCCACTCGACCGCGATATCGGAATCGAGTGGCCGCATATCGGCCACACGGGACGGCGGCTGGACCCGATTCTGTCCGACAAGGATGCTGCGGCGCCGACCCTGAAAGAGGCTCAGGAGCAGGGGCTCCTGCCGACGTTCCGCGGGTAG
- a CDS encoding alpha/beta-hydrolase family protein, protein MAVAQLRHMTPAVSYPAEKISLGTLAWPIRDWFMLRAGMLSTSGIAVALSLTPGLLPRAAAMQAFVTGLFVLVALALRGGISWVLRRRGVTVPAAFRVVAAGLGVVVAAYAIWRNSEWQNALRSEMRMPEIGATYWAVFAGLAGAMIALAMLGVRLIARASRSPMKLVGTAVVVGAVVYLVALPAGGSMATRAVQPVSLDMPGQLANTPWVSGSVDSGVSWEELGSYGQRFVLGSGAAGASSGAVRVYAGMSAADSIQQRAALVVRELERTGGLMKSHLVLAFPTGSGWIDPAAARAIEDRFGDDVATAAMAYSTSPSWINYLFGRVEAEEAAAIFTSEVAARLQEMPRAERPRMYLYGLSMGSVAGAAALAALDHVGLEPCGVLWAGAPPAVDRTTTRTVVVENPSDPVAVWEPRLAVWPTERLDVWLPVVSYLQVSADLANSLAAGPGFGHRYGAEQGDLLPDCGPEHY, encoded by the coding sequence ATGGCTGTAGCCCAGCTTCGACACATGACGCCCGCCGTCTCGTACCCTGCTGAGAAGATCTCGCTGGGCACCCTCGCCTGGCCAATTCGTGACTGGTTCATGTTGCGCGCCGGCATGCTCTCCACGAGCGGGATCGCGGTCGCACTGTCCCTCACGCCGGGGTTGCTGCCCCGAGCGGCAGCAATGCAGGCCTTCGTCACCGGCCTTTTCGTACTTGTGGCGCTCGCCCTTCGCGGCGGCATTTCGTGGGTATTGCGCCGCCGTGGGGTGACGGTGCCCGCTGCGTTTCGGGTGGTGGCCGCGGGACTGGGAGTAGTCGTTGCCGCCTACGCGATTTGGCGCAACTCCGAGTGGCAGAACGCGCTCAGGAGCGAAATGCGGATGCCGGAGATCGGGGCAACCTATTGGGCGGTGTTCGCTGGCCTAGCCGGAGCCATGATCGCGCTTGCCATGCTCGGTGTCCGCCTCATCGCGCGAGCCTCCCGCTCGCCGATGAAGCTCGTGGGGACCGCCGTCGTTGTCGGCGCTGTCGTGTACCTCGTCGCGCTGCCCGCGGGAGGTTCCATGGCCACTCGGGCTGTTCAGCCAGTCAGCCTGGATATGCCCGGGCAACTTGCTAATACTCCGTGGGTCTCAGGCAGTGTGGATTCCGGGGTCTCCTGGGAGGAACTGGGAAGTTACGGTCAGCGTTTCGTGCTGGGCTCGGGAGCCGCCGGGGCATCGAGTGGTGCGGTACGCGTTTATGCGGGCATGTCCGCGGCGGATTCCATCCAGCAGCGCGCGGCCCTAGTGGTGCGCGAGCTTGAAAGGACTGGGGGGCTGATGAAGTCGCATTTAGTCCTCGCTTTCCCCACTGGCAGCGGCTGGATTGACCCGGCTGCGGCCAGGGCGATCGAAGATCGATTCGGCGATGATGTGGCGACCGCGGCCATGGCCTATTCGACAAGTCCGAGCTGGATCAATTATCTATTCGGCCGGGTGGAAGCGGAGGAAGCCGCAGCGATCTTCACCTCCGAAGTAGCGGCGCGCCTTCAGGAGATGCCCCGGGCGGAACGCCCCCGAATGTACCTTTACGGTCTCAGCATGGGTTCGGTCGCTGGTGCAGCAGCACTGGCCGCACTCGATCACGTTGGCCTGGAGCCCTGTGGTGTCCTCTGGGCCGGAGCGCCGCCCGCCGTGGACCGCACGACGACGCGAACCGTTGTTGTCGAGAACCCCAGCGATCCCGTTGCTGTCTGGGAACCGCGCCTCGCTGTATGGCCGACAGAACGCCTGGACGTCTGGCTCCCAGTTGTGTCGTACCTCCAAGTGAGCGCTGATCTGGCGAATTCGCTTGCCGCTGGCCCCGGCTTTGGCCACCGCTACGGCGCCGAGCAGGGTGACCTTTTGCCGGACTGCGGACCTGAACACTATTAA
- a CDS encoding FAD-binding oxidoreductase encodes MSTTAKSGAPGFSPELPTQTKTLMGWARTAPTTAQVLSTPDVELIAKAVRMASEKAESKPSYLQRGIIARGLGRSYGDPAQNAGGLVIDMNPINRIHSIDADTQLVDVDAGVNLDQLMKAALPFGLWVPVLPGTRQVTIGGAIGSDIHGKNHHSAGSFGNHVVSMDLLTADGQVRTLTPHGKNSELFWATVGGQGLTGIILRAVIKMTPTETAYFIADGDRTRNLDETIALHSDGSEDQYDYSSGWFDAISKGPKLGRAAISRGSLAKLDELPKKLQKDPLKFDAPTLMTLPDVFPNGMGNKFTFGMLGEVWYQKSGTYRNKVQNLTQFYHPLDLFGEWNRAYGTTGFLQYQFIVPISAVDEFRAIIRDIAHSGHYSFLNVFKRFGPGNDAPLSFPMPGWNICVDFPIKPGLHELVTDLDRRVLEMGGRLYLAKDSRTTAETFHAMYPRIDEWIKVRRSVDPNGVFVSDLARRLELL; translated from the coding sequence ATGTCAACGACTGCCAAATCAGGCGCTCCGGGGTTCAGCCCGGAACTGCCCACTCAGACAAAGACGCTAATGGGCTGGGCACGTACCGCGCCGACCACAGCTCAGGTGCTTTCGACGCCCGACGTTGAGCTCATCGCCAAGGCCGTGCGCATGGCCAGCGAAAAGGCCGAAAGCAAACCCTCCTACCTCCAGCGGGGAATCATCGCGCGGGGGTTGGGCCGCTCCTATGGCGACCCGGCACAAAACGCCGGTGGCCTCGTCATCGATATGAATCCGATCAACCGGATTCATTCGATCGACGCGGACACCCAGCTCGTGGACGTTGATGCGGGCGTCAACCTCGATCAGCTGATGAAGGCGGCACTGCCGTTCGGGCTGTGGGTTCCGGTCCTCCCGGGGACCCGCCAGGTCACCATCGGCGGGGCGATCGGGTCCGACATTCACGGCAAGAACCATCACAGCGCGGGGAGCTTCGGCAATCACGTGGTGTCAATGGATCTGCTCACCGCAGATGGCCAGGTTCGTACGCTCACGCCACACGGAAAGAACTCCGAACTGTTCTGGGCCACCGTGGGCGGTCAGGGGCTCACGGGGATCATCTTGCGGGCAGTCATCAAGATGACGCCGACGGAAACCGCGTACTTCATCGCCGACGGTGACCGCACGCGGAATCTGGATGAGACGATCGCCCTGCACAGCGACGGCAGTGAGGATCAGTACGACTACTCCTCGGGATGGTTCGATGCGATCTCCAAGGGCCCCAAGCTAGGCCGGGCCGCGATCTCGCGAGGATCGCTCGCCAAATTGGACGAGCTTCCGAAGAAGCTGCAAAAAGACCCGCTGAAGTTCGACGCGCCGACATTGATGACGCTGCCCGACGTGTTCCCGAACGGGATGGGCAACAAGTTCACCTTCGGCATGCTCGGTGAGGTTTGGTATCAGAAGTCCGGCACCTACCGGAACAAGGTGCAAAACCTCACGCAGTTCTATCACCCGCTCGATCTCTTCGGTGAATGGAACCGCGCCTACGGAACGACTGGCTTCCTCCAGTACCAATTCATTGTTCCCATAAGCGCGGTCGATGAATTCCGGGCAATCATCCGCGACATTGCGCACAGCGGCCACTACTCGTTCCTCAACGTGTTTAAGAGATTCGGTCCAGGCAATGACGCGCCGCTGTCCTTTCCCATGCCTGGGTGGAACATCTGCGTCGACTTCCCGATCAAGCCCGGTCTCCACGAACTCGTCACAGACCTGGATCGTCGTGTTCTCGAAATGGGTGGTCGTCTCTACCTCGCCAAGGATTCGCGTACCACTGCGGAAACCTTCCATGCGATGTATCCGCGGATTGACGAGTGGATCAAGGTCCGCCGCTCCGTGGATCCGAATGGTGTCTTTGTCTCCGATCTCGCCAGAAGGCTGGAACTCCTATGA
- a CDS encoding Rieske (2Fe-2S) protein, giving the protein MSWVSVGHVRDLTPGEGRTFVVDGHQIAVFLLPDGSVRATTAVCPHRGGPLADGQIDSDVVVCPLHQYAFAFESGLCTTGEVEPVPIYAARLQDEAIHIRV; this is encoded by the coding sequence ATGAGTTGGGTAAGTGTCGGTCATGTCCGCGACCTCACGCCCGGTGAGGGACGCACGTTTGTCGTTGATGGCCACCAGATCGCGGTGTTCCTGTTGCCGGACGGATCAGTTCGAGCGACTACTGCCGTGTGTCCACACAGAGGCGGCCCGCTCGCGGACGGGCAGATCGACTCGGACGTCGTGGTGTGTCCGCTGCACCAATACGCGTTCGCTTTCGAATCAGGCCTTTGCACCACGGGGGAGGTCGAACCCGTGCCGATCTACGCCGCGCGCTTGCAGGACGAAGCTATCCACATTCGGGTCTAA
- the rfbA gene encoding glucose-1-phosphate thymidylyltransferase RfbA encodes MRGIILAGGTGSRLHPITLGISKQLLPVYDKPMIYYPLCTLMMAGISDVLVITTPHEQGQFQRLLGDGSQFGISLTYAVQPEPRGLAQAFTLGAAHIGTGAVALILGDNIFYGPGTGTSLKRFHGLDGGFVFGYRVSDPSAYGVIEFGADGRAISLEEKPAKPKSHYAVPGLYFYDNDVVSIAQGLQPSQRGEYEITDINLAYLNAGRLSVEKLGRGTAWLDTGTFDSFLEACNFVRTIEHRQGMKISAPEEVAWRCGYIDDQTLERHAHVLMKSGYGSYLLELLESEKDDGIS; translated from the coding sequence ATGCGGGGAATAATCCTGGCGGGCGGCACAGGTTCGCGCCTGCATCCGATCACGCTTGGCATCAGCAAACAGCTGCTGCCGGTCTACGACAAGCCGATGATCTATTACCCGCTCTGCACGTTGATGATGGCGGGGATTTCGGATGTTCTTGTGATCACTACCCCACACGAACAAGGGCAGTTTCAGCGTCTGCTCGGTGACGGCTCACAATTCGGAATCAGCCTGACGTATGCGGTCCAGCCCGAACCACGCGGGCTGGCACAAGCGTTCACCCTTGGTGCGGCGCACATAGGCACAGGTGCGGTCGCACTCATTCTTGGCGACAACATCTTCTACGGTCCGGGAACGGGAACGAGTCTGAAACGGTTCCACGGACTCGATGGAGGTTTCGTCTTCGGCTACCGGGTGTCGGACCCGTCCGCATATGGGGTGATCGAGTTCGGTGCCGACGGGCGGGCGATATCTCTGGAAGAAAAGCCAGCGAAACCCAAATCGCACTATGCGGTGCCGGGCTTGTATTTCTACGACAATGACGTTGTCTCCATCGCGCAAGGTTTACAGCCTTCTCAGCGCGGTGAATACGAGATCACCGACATCAACCTCGCGTACCTGAACGCAGGCAGACTTTCCGTGGAGAAACTCGGCCGTGGCACCGCCTGGCTCGACACTGGAACGTTCGACTCGTTCCTCGAAGCGTGCAATTTTGTACGCACAATCGAGCATAGGCAAGGCATGAAAATCAGTGCGCCTGAAGAGGTCGCATGGCGGTGCGGCTACATCGATGACCAGACTCTCGAGCGCCACGCGCATGTGCTCATGAAATCGGGGTACGGAAGTTACCTCCTCGAACTGCTGGAAAGCGAAAAAGACGATGGAATTTCGTGA
- a CDS encoding SRPBCC domain-containing protein, whose protein sequence is MKFAKYPLIALGVVLLAGIGSYAWTAITKPSIHTSVDINAGPDAVWEILTDFDAYGEWNPFIIHSSGAAEVGAQLHNTLSNGDTEMEFAPTIVVADPGSELRWIGQFLLPGIIKGEHYFLIEETSPGRVRFIQGEDFRGALVPFAGSALDVEDGFDAMNQALKKKAEEESDARVAGAAPTP, encoded by the coding sequence GTGAAGTTCGCCAAATATCCGCTCATCGCACTCGGTGTAGTACTCCTTGCCGGAATCGGCAGCTACGCCTGGACCGCAATCACTAAACCCTCCATTCACACATCGGTGGACATCAACGCTGGCCCCGATGCTGTGTGGGAGATACTCACTGACTTCGACGCGTACGGCGAGTGGAACCCGTTCATCATCCACTCCTCTGGCGCAGCCGAAGTCGGCGCACAACTGCACAACACGCTGAGCAACGGCGATACCGAAATGGAATTCGCGCCCACGATCGTCGTCGCCGATCCGGGTTCAGAACTCCGCTGGATCGGTCAGTTCCTCCTGCCAGGGATCATCAAGGGTGAGCACTATTTCCTTATCGAAGAGACCAGCCCCGGCAGGGTACGTTTCATTCAGGGTGAAGACTTCCGCGGAGCACTCGTTCCTTTTGCTGGAAGTGCACTCGACGTCGAAGACGGCTTCGACGCAATGAATCAGGCGCTCAAGAAGAAAGCAGAGGAGGAGAGTGACGCCCGAGTTGCCGGAGCGGCCCCCACTCCCTGA
- a CDS encoding GtrA family protein — protein MATASEEHHEVPLPVELPLDEYTSTADVSLKTQMIRFGVTGGLSAIVDFGSLLAFLGLGLPFWLAKSISFILGTTTAYMINRRWTFKAPHSNARFVAVIALYGVTFALQVGISTALYHYFPEDALWRVPVAFVIAQGTATVINFIVQRAVIFKIS, from the coding sequence GTGGCAACAGCGTCCGAAGAACACCACGAAGTGCCCCTGCCCGTTGAGCTGCCGCTCGACGAATACACCAGCACCGCCGATGTCAGCCTGAAGACACAGATGATCCGCTTCGGTGTAACGGGCGGGCTTTCAGCGATTGTGGACTTCGGTTCCCTGCTTGCGTTTCTTGGCCTCGGGCTTCCGTTCTGGCTGGCGAAATCGATCAGCTTTATCCTGGGCACCACAACCGCCTACATGATCAACCGGCGGTGGACCTTCAAAGCACCCCACAGCAACGCGCGATTCGTGGCGGTCATCGCGCTCTACGGCGTCACTTTTGCGCTCCAAGTAGGCATCTCGACCGCGCTGTACCACTATTTTCCCGAAGACGCGCTCTGGCGGGTCCCGGTAGCGTTCGTGATTGCGCAAGGGACGGCGACAGTCATTAACTTCATCGTTCAGCGCGCAGTGATCTTCAAGATCTCCTGA
- a CDS encoding COG4315 family predicted lipoprotein — protein sequence MRIRVLLAAFVVCSVSACGGEQPAVETTEPPPVEPATEGAATAAEPQQPALESDDSPAGTGIIAAGSEFGDMLYDDSGQAIYLFDVESDGEPLCYEQCALAWPPVLTEGEPVGADGVVTELLGTVERTDGATQVTYNDWPLYFYAAEEPWEVKCHNVFGFGGLWLVVTPEGEAAPH from the coding sequence ATGCGTATCCGTGTGCTGCTTGCAGCTTTCGTGGTGTGTTCAGTCTCCGCGTGTGGTGGCGAGCAACCGGCAGTGGAAACTACGGAACCGCCACCAGTCGAGCCGGCAACCGAAGGCGCGGCCACTGCTGCTGAGCCGCAACAGCCTGCACTCGAGTCAGACGACAGCCCGGCTGGGACGGGCATCATTGCTGCGGGCAGTGAGTTCGGCGACATGCTCTACGACGATTCGGGACAGGCGATTTACCTATTCGACGTCGAAAGCGACGGCGAGCCACTGTGCTACGAACAGTGCGCGCTCGCCTGGCCTCCAGTATTGACCGAGGGCGAGCCCGTGGGGGCCGACGGGGTCGTCACCGAATTGCTGGGAACTGTCGAGCGTACGGACGGCGCCACCCAAGTCACCTACAACGATTGGCCGTTGTACTTCTACGCGGCCGAAGAGCCGTGGGAGGTTAAGTGCCACAACGTCTTCGGCTTCGGCGGGTTGTGGCTTGTCGTGACACCAGAAGGCGAGGCGGCGCCGCATTGA
- a CDS encoding Uma2 family endonuclease — protein sequence MTRSDGPDKRVAAAEVVIAIEIVSPGSKRTDTVTKRSEYAEAGSPHYWIVNLDEPATLTALHLAGDFGYQEAPAVSGDFTTAEPFALTLQLNGLADAR from the coding sequence GTGACGCGGTCCGACGGACCCGACAAGCGTGTGGCCGCAGCGGAGGTCGTCATTGCCATCGAGATCGTCTCACCTGGATCGAAGCGCACCGATACCGTCACGAAGCGTTCCGAATACGCCGAGGCCGGAAGCCCGCACTACTGGATAGTCAATCTTGATGAGCCCGCCACATTGACGGCTCTGCACCTCGCTGGGGACTTCGGCTACCAGGAGGCCCCCGCCGTTTCCGGCGATTTCACGACGGCGGAACCGTTCGCTCTGACGCTCCAGCTTAACGGACTCGCCGACGCTCGCTGA